The window TTAACAGATTGCCTAAAGCGCGAGTTTGAAGAAGAGCTGAATGTGCAAATAGAAATTGTAGAGCATCTTTATACACAGGAAGATTTTTTGGTTTCGCGTTTCAAAGAAAACGAACAACTTCTTACTATATATTATATGGTAAACATAACAAATGAAGAAGATTTCATTATTATGGATCCCTGTATTGAAAAAATAGACTGGATTTCTATAGATACAGCAGAAAACCCTTTTAGCTTACCTATTGACAAAATTGTTTTCGATAAACTGAAAGAAAAATTCCTGTAAATAATTTACAGGAATTTTTTAACTATTTTGATACTTTAAAATCTTTTGCTCCGGGATATGGCTGCAAATAACCAGAATTCCAATTAGATTGCAAAAGTGATTCTAAAAACTCATCGGTTCTGTTTTTGTGAGGATTATACGGTTCTTTTAAATCGATATCTGCCATTTTACCTTTTACATTCCACCAAAATGCACTCCATCCGCCACGTAATTCTCTAATGATTTCGAAAACATTTTTCCCGGTTCCTCTGTTCATTAACTTAGCAAAAACCTGACCTTCGGTTGTCGTTAAGTCACGCAATTGTTTTTCATACTGGTCAGCCAACATGTTTTGTCTGTCTTTTACATACTTTCTCTTCGCAGCACTATCTAAATTATTCATTTCGCCCTGAATATCTCTGTATTGTTGTAACGCGGTTAGAAACAATGGATAAACCCTATATAATTTCTTATTTAAAAAAAAGTAATAGTTTTTATCTAGTTGATTATTAAATTTTGGTTTATTTAAAAGCACTAATTCATCCATTACGACGACAGTTTCACCGTTGATTTCGTAGAACTTAGCCTTCTGTCTTGCGTCATAATAGTATTTATTGCCAAACTCGTCTGTTTTCAATTCTTCCGGCGGATACTGGCTGAGAGGCTTGATTGATATAGAATCTTTCTGC is drawn from Chryseobacterium muglaense and contains these coding sequences:
- a CDS encoding NUDIX hydrolase, with amino-acid sequence MIDNFNVRVYACVVKDKKVLTLFEEYAGEALMKFPGGGLEYGEGLTDCLKREFEEELNVQIEIVEHLYTQEDFLVSRFKENEQLLTIYYMVNITNEEDFIIMDPCIEKIDWISIDTAENPFSLPIDKIVFDKLKEKFL
- a CDS encoding DUF4294 domain-containing protein; this encodes MKFHKIVCLFLLFFVIGVTGQQKDSISIKPLSQYPPEELKTDEFGNKYYYDARQKAKFYEINGETVVVMDELVLLNKPKFNNQLDKNYYFFLNKKLYRVYPLFLTALQQYRDIQGEMNNLDSAAKRKYVKDRQNMLADQYEKQLRDLTTTEGQVFAKLMNRGTGKNVFEIIRELRGGWSAFWWNVKGKMADIDLKEPYNPHKNRTDEFLESLLQSNWNSGYLQPYPGAKDFKVSK